In Pleurocapsa sp. PCC 7319, the following are encoded in one genomic region:
- a CDS encoding NAD-dependent epimerase/dehydratase family protein has translation MGIAIITGSAGLIGSEAVRFFSSLGMEVVGIDNDMRKFFFGEEASTKWNRQRLEKEVDNYQHREVDIRDYEKIKDIFQHYGKDISLIIHTAAQPSHDWAASDPFSDFTVNANGTLNLLQATREYCPDAVFIFTSTNKVYGDLPNFLPLIELEKRWEIDSSHQYYGGIAEDMSIDQCKHSLFGASKVAADVLVQEYGRYFGIRTGSFRGGCLTGPNHSGTELHGFLAYLVKCTATGKPYTIYGYKGKQVRDNIHSSDLIAAFYEFYKNPRIAEVYNIGGGRESNCSMLEAIEIAQELSGRKLDYSYTDDNRSGDHIWYISDLTKFKSHYPDWSLKYNIQQILSEIYESGVTRWSEK, from the coding sequence ATGGGTATAGCAATTATCACTGGTTCGGCTGGTTTGATTGGCTCGGAAGCAGTGAGGTTTTTCAGTAGCCTAGGTATGGAAGTTGTTGGTATTGACAACGATATGCGGAAGTTTTTTTTTGGAGAGGAAGCCTCAACCAAGTGGAATCGCCAAAGATTAGAAAAAGAAGTTGATAATTATCAACACCGCGAAGTAGATATAAGAGACTACGAGAAAATTAAGGATATTTTTCAGCATTACGGCAAGGATATTTCCTTAATAATTCATACTGCTGCTCAACCTTCTCATGATTGGGCGGCTAGCGATCCTTTTTCTGACTTTACTGTTAATGCTAACGGGACACTCAATCTTTTACAAGCAACTCGTGAGTATTGTCCCGATGCAGTGTTTATTTTTACATCTACAAATAAGGTATATGGTGACTTACCAAATTTTCTGCCTTTAATTGAGTTAGAGAAACGCTGGGAAATAGATTCTAGCCACCAATACTACGGTGGAATAGCCGAGGATATGAGTATCGACCAGTGTAAACACTCCCTTTTTGGTGCTTCTAAAGTTGCTGCTGATGTCTTAGTTCAAGAGTATGGACGCTATTTTGGCATCAGAACTGGCTCGTTTAGAGGTGGTTGCCTGACCGGTCCAAATCACTCTGGAACTGAGCTTCACGGTTTTCTTGCCTATCTTGTCAAATGTACAGCCACTGGCAAACCATATACGATTTATGGCTACAAAGGAAAGCAAGTCCGCGATAACATTCATTCTTCAGATTTGATTGCTGCTTTTTACGAGTTTTACAAAAATCCCCGTATCGCCGAAGTGTACAACATTGGTGGTGGACGAGAGAGTAACTGTTCCATGCTAGAAGCGATCGAAATAGCACAAGAACTCTCAGGTAGAAAGCTGGATTACTCTTACACAGACGATAATCGCAGTGGAGATCATATTTGGTATATCAGTGATCTCACTAAGTTCAAATCTCATTATCCAGATTGGTCACTCAAATACAACATCCAACAGATATTGTCTGAGATTTACGAAAGTGGTGTCACAAGGTGGAGTGAGAAATGA
- a CDS encoding oligosaccharide flippase family protein — protein MTIFQSFILRLVIQGIYFVILARTFAPEKYGAYVGIVAIVSIFIPFASWGSEKVLIQNVSRNRRLFQEYWGAAILKTLIFGSIFTSIILIIYSFISIPNISIYVVFFIALANLIFLRLNDAVRDSFIAVGLLNYTAKTILLVSLNRFMASLSFIAFFDNPSILTWSILYFLATFASAIISTIILVKQVSYPKFELSKVKQDLLLGFSFAVGISAQNIYNDLDKSMLAKLSTLEATGIYGAAYHVLNVTLTPIQSLMLASFRNFFQKGASGIKGSFELCKKLLPMSLAYSLLAILGIVIFAPLLPKILGSEYGDSALALMWLSPTIFFRTMHGFAADTLTGANYQSVRSVTQVLVAIINGLLNFLLIPTFAWHGAIWATITSEFLLMVFLWGAVYKYSKQSA, from the coding sequence TTGACAATTTTTCAATCTTTTATTCTAAGGTTAGTTATCCAAGGAATATACTTTGTAATATTGGCCCGCACTTTCGCTCCAGAAAAATATGGAGCTTACGTGGGAATAGTTGCCATAGTTTCAATTTTTATACCCTTTGCTAGTTGGGGTAGTGAAAAAGTCTTAATCCAAAATGTCTCACGCAATAGAAGGTTATTTCAGGAATACTGGGGAGCTGCAATTCTCAAAACACTTATTTTCGGCTCGATATTTACTAGCATAATTCTAATAATATATAGCTTTATTTCAATCCCCAATATTTCTATTTATGTTGTGTTTTTTATAGCCTTAGCAAATTTAATTTTTCTCAGGCTAAATGATGCAGTTAGAGATAGTTTTATTGCAGTTGGACTTTTAAACTACACTGCAAAAACTATTCTTTTAGTTTCTCTGAATAGGTTTATGGCATCTCTGTCATTCATAGCTTTCTTTGACAATCCGAGTATACTCACTTGGTCGATACTATACTTTTTGGCAACATTTGCTTCTGCCATAATATCTACAATAATACTCGTCAAGCAGGTAAGTTATCCTAAATTTGAGCTCTCAAAAGTAAAGCAAGATTTACTACTAGGTTTTTCTTTTGCTGTCGGTATTTCCGCACAAAATATTTATAACGACTTAGATAAATCAATGCTGGCCAAGTTATCTACATTAGAGGCGACGGGAATCTACGGAGCAGCATATCATGTATTAAATGTAACCTTGACTCCGATTCAGTCATTAATGTTAGCATCCTTTAGAAATTTCTTTCAAAAAGGCGCTTCCGGAATAAAAGGCAGTTTTGAACTATGTAAAAAATTGCTACCTATGTCTTTAGCTTATTCTTTGTTGGCAATCTTAGGAATAGTAATATTTGCTCCTTTATTACCCAAAATATTAGGCTCTGAGTATGGAGATTCAGCGCTCGCCCTAATGTGGCTTTCGCCGACAATTTTTTTCCGGACTATGCATGGTTTTGCAGCAGATACTCTGACTGGAGCAAATTATCAAAGCGTCAGAAGTGTGACTCAAGTATTGGTAGCAATTATTAATGGTTTATTAAACTTTTTGTTAATTCCTACTTTTGCCTGGCATGGAGCGATTTGGGCAACAATTACTTCTGAATTCCTCTTGATGGTTTTTTTGTGGGGCGCAGTTTATAAATATTCTAAACAATCTGCTTAA
- the rodA gene encoding rod shape-determining protein RodA: MNYERNIFIFLFNTFNNKVVKSRSQSRRHTRPKFQLKFLGQYILFFLASWKQLDWILLLLVIGLTTFGGFTIYSTELAERHSYSYQHWTIGVLGLIIVLIISRWRYQSLLRWHWLIYALTNLSLIAVTFTGVSAKGAQRWITVAGFNIQPSEFAKIGIVITLAALLHNQDGANLKTVVRTLVITIVPWMLVFLQPDLGTSLVFGVIVITMLYWANAKAGWLVLMISPLFSAILYHLYLPGWLFWVLLIAGIAWLTLPVKIVSTLSAIALNLGAVELGNFFWGLLKDYQKARLIMFLDPEQDPLGGGYHLIQSRIAIGAGKLWGQGWHQGTQTQLNFIPEQHTDFIFSAVGEEFGFIGSILLLAVFWLICMRLIWVASTAKDNFGSLLAIGILAIIAFQTIINISMTIGLAPITGIPLPWMSYGRSSLLSCFIGIGLVESVANHRENKKRKSY; the protein is encoded by the coding sequence ATGAATTATGAACGCAATATATTTATTTTTCTCTTTAATACCTTTAATAATAAAGTGGTCAAATCTCGTTCCCAATCTAGAAGACATACTAGACCTAAGTTTCAGCTAAAATTTTTGGGACAGTATATACTATTTTTTCTTGCTTCATGGAAGCAGCTAGACTGGATTTTACTCTTATTAGTAATCGGGTTGACAACTTTTGGCGGTTTTACCATCTACAGCACCGAATTGGCTGAAAGGCACAGCTATAGTTATCAACATTGGACAATTGGTGTACTGGGTCTAATAATAGTACTCATCATATCTCGTTGGCGTTATCAGTCATTGTTGCGATGGCATTGGCTTATTTATGCTTTAACTAATCTTTCTTTAATTGCCGTAACTTTTACAGGAGTATCAGCCAAAGGAGCGCAGCGATGGATTACGGTAGCCGGGTTTAATATTCAGCCTTCAGAGTTCGCTAAAATCGGCATAGTAATTACTTTGGCAGCACTGCTACACAATCAAGATGGGGCTAATTTGAAGACAGTGGTTAGAACCCTAGTAATTACAATTGTTCCCTGGATGTTGGTGTTTTTGCAGCCAGATTTAGGTACTTCGTTAGTGTTTGGGGTGATAGTTATAACGATGCTTTATTGGGCAAATGCGAAAGCTGGCTGGTTGGTTTTGATGATTTCGCCCTTATTTTCCGCTATCTTGTATCATTTATATCTTCCTGGTTGGCTTTTTTGGGTTTTACTTATAGCTGGGATTGCCTGGCTTACTTTGCCTGTCAAGATAGTTTCTACTCTAAGTGCGATCGCACTCAACCTGGGTGCAGTAGAATTGGGCAACTTTTTTTGGGGACTGCTTAAGGATTATCAAAAAGCACGGTTAATTATGTTTCTCGACCCCGAACAAGATCCTTTAGGCGGTGGATATCATCTTATTCAATCGCGAATAGCGATCGGTGCCGGCAAACTTTGGGGACAAGGATGGCATCAGGGAACACAAACTCAACTTAATTTTATTCCAGAGCAGCATACTGATTTTATTTTTTCTGCTGTGGGAGAAGAGTTTGGTTTCATTGGCAGTATTTTACTGTTGGCAGTATTTTGGTTGATATGTATGCGCTTAATTTGGGTTGCTTCTACGGCTAAAGATAACTTTGGCTCATTGTTGGCGATCGGAATTTTAGCAATTATTGCTTTTCAAACCATAATTAATATTAGTATGACTATTGGGCTAGCACCAATTACTGGCATTCCTTTACCTTGGATGAGTTACGGACGCTCTTCGTTACTATCTTGTTTTATTGGGATTGGTTTAGTAGAGTCGGTAGCTAATCACCGAGAAAACAAGAAAAGAAAATCATATTAA
- a CDS encoding endo-1,4-beta-xylanase — MSKKHNRRGRRSFLLGLGGFSAISCANRFKSSSMPKRESHQDFSSLTPEIKNGRVTSLRNLAESKGLIYGGFTQRDSAELPIDEKFQRIFVREYGLVVGGFFGVTVGPFENNSYDFQQTDAYFNFARENDLVFRGHPLIWNEFNSPWLIDKFKASDTTSAEIDKIFVTHITTLAQRHAGKVHSWDVVNEAIKVEDGRSDKLKDPTISGVRGEKYPTWLNFLGPNYIERAFRIAAEADSHAILTYNDNGLVYSNPYGNSYEEKRRRAVLNLLEKLLAKGTPIHALGIQSHLDGHRNREFDRQKFRKFLSDVASMGLEIIISELDVSDEQLPLDIVTRDRLVAEAYYDYLSVVLDEPAVKTVINWGLSDRYTWLSDFAPRLDGAEVRPLLLDKRYLRKPAWKAVAKALKEAPSRT; from the coding sequence ATGAGCAAAAAACACAATAGAAGGGGAAGACGTTCATTTTTACTGGGATTGGGCGGTTTTAGTGCTATATCTTGCGCTAATAGATTTAAATCTTCGTCAATGCCAAAACGAGAATCCCATCAAGATTTCAGTAGTTTAACCCCAGAAATTAAAAACGGAAGGGTCACTAGTTTACGTAATCTAGCAGAATCTAAAGGGCTTATATATGGTGGATTTACCCAGAGAGATTCTGCAGAATTGCCTATAGACGAAAAGTTTCAGAGAATTTTTGTTAGAGAATATGGACTTGTAGTCGGTGGTTTTTTCGGGGTGACAGTTGGTCCCTTTGAAAATAATAGTTATGATTTTCAACAAACTGATGCTTATTTCAATTTTGCTAGGGAAAATGACTTAGTTTTTCGCGGTCATCCTCTAATTTGGAATGAATTTAATTCACCTTGGTTAATCGATAAATTTAAAGCGTCTGATACTACCTCTGCCGAAATTGACAAAATTTTTGTTACTCATATTACGACACTTGCTCAACGCCATGCGGGAAAGGTACATTCCTGGGATGTAGTGAATGAAGCGATTAAAGTTGAAGATGGTCGCAGTGACAAGCTGAAAGACCCTACTATAAGTGGTGTTAGAGGCGAAAAATACCCTACTTGGCTTAACTTTTTGGGTCCAAACTATATTGAAAGAGCTTTTCGTATTGCTGCTGAAGCCGATTCTCACGCCATCTTAACCTATAACGATAATGGGCTAGTGTATAGTAACCCATATGGCAATAGTTATGAGGAGAAACGTAGAAGAGCAGTATTGAATTTGTTAGAAAAACTCTTGGCAAAAGGAACTCCAATTCATGCCCTAGGCATTCAAAGTCATTTAGATGGTCATCGTAATCGAGAATTTGATCGACAAAAGTTCAGAAAATTCCTCAGTGATGTTGCCAGTATGGGGTTAGAAATTATTATTTCTGAATTAGATGTCAGTGACGAACAACTTCCACTAGATATTGTTACTCGCGATCGCCTGGTGGCAGAAGCATATTACGACTACCTCTCCGTAGTACTTGATGAACCGGCAGTTAAGACTGTGATTAACTGGGGTCTGAGCGATCGCTATACTTGGTTAAGTGATTTTGCTCCCAGACTAGATGGAGCTGAGGTACGTCCATTATTGTTAGATAAGAGATATTTACGCAAACCAGCTTGGAAAGCAGTAGCAAAAGCTTTGAAAGAGGCTCCTAGTAGAACCTAA
- a CDS encoding glycosyltransferase has protein sequence MLNNTQAKKSSGLFLVWKNYQRRPEVLASLINCQLKFIPHLFRSKYLRPLDYLIKLVVSIKDIRQIKPDFVVAQCPPTFSALPPWLTKTPYVIDAHNPLFQVKMWQSLPLSKTLLQNAQAIIVHNTEMFQSVKNIYPSVPLFTISDPIEFIEPIKLQKRSEKQILVIASFDPWDEPVDLLIEIMKELAEYNFIVTADINKLAPETATVLKELDNVQLTGFLATEEYHQVLCSSLASLVLTTSEATQPSGACEALSSNTQLIISKTSLTEKLFGEWAVLVENSSESIVKAIRSLTPKTLDLASCRSRWNSLVQQEIAQLVELVDSKK, from the coding sequence ATGCTTAACAATACACAAGCCAAGAAATCCTCTGGTTTATTTTTAGTCTGGAAAAACTATCAACGACGACCAGAAGTTCTCGCTTCTCTAATTAATTGTCAACTAAAATTTATTCCTCATCTATTTAGAAGTAAATATCTGCGACCGTTAGATTATCTAATTAAATTGGTAGTTAGTATCAAAGATATTAGGCAAATAAAGCCTGATTTTGTAGTTGCTCAGTGTCCACCTACCTTTAGTGCTTTGCCTCCTTGGTTAACGAAAACTCCCTATGTAATTGATGCTCATAATCCTCTGTTTCAGGTAAAAATGTGGCAAAGTTTGCCTTTGAGCAAAACCCTACTTCAAAATGCTCAGGCAATAATTGTACATAATACAGAAATGTTTCAGTCGGTTAAAAATATTTATCCCTCAGTTCCATTGTTTACCATTTCTGATCCCATTGAGTTTATTGAACCGATTAAATTACAGAAACGTTCAGAAAAACAGATTTTAGTTATTGCTTCCTTCGATCCCTGGGATGAACCTGTGGATTTATTAATTGAGATTATGAAAGAGTTAGCAGAGTACAATTTTATTGTGACTGCTGACATCAACAAACTTGCTCCTGAAACAGCTACAGTTCTCAAAGAATTAGACAATGTTCAACTCACTGGTTTTTTAGCAACAGAAGAGTATCATCAGGTATTATGCTCTAGTCTGGCATCTCTTGTATTAACAACTAGTGAGGCTACCCAGCCCAGCGGTGCCTGCGAAGCTTTATCTTCTAATACACAATTAATTATTAGCAAAACATCTCTGACTGAGAAACTATTCGGTGAGTGGGCAGTATTAGTGGAAAATTCTTCTGAATCAATTGTCAAGGCTATTAGATCGTTAACACCGAAAACATTAGATTTGGCTTCATGTCGTAGCCGATGGAATTCCCTAGTCCAGCAAGAAATCGCGCAACTTGTTGAACTTGTAGACTCTAAAAAGTAA
- a CDS encoding WecB/TagA/CpsF family glycosyltransferase — translation MINQGKYSILGININAVDYDFAVSKITDAARSKRACSVSALAVHGVMTGFFDSVHARRLNGLDLVVPDGQPVRWALSWLYKKRLPDRVYGPNLTLKVAESLTKEGLSIYLYGSTTETLEKFARNLAQSYPELKIAGMEASKFRKLSEQERSQLVKRIKASGANAVFLGLGCPRQETWAYEYRDLLNIPILAVGAAFDFHAGTLPQAPKWMQDLGLEWVFRFVQEPKRLWQRYTILNPLYLWHIFQQYLGLRKFVPTLPNGKEKIESYG, via the coding sequence ATGATTAACCAAGGAAAATATTCTATTTTAGGAATTAATATCAATGCGGTAGATTATGATTTTGCAGTATCAAAAATTACCGATGCCGCCAGAAGTAAAAGAGCCTGCTCTGTGAGTGCCTTAGCAGTACACGGTGTGATGACTGGATTTTTCGACTCAGTTCATGCCAGGCGCTTGAATGGTTTAGACTTGGTAGTTCCTGATGGGCAACCCGTACGTTGGGCATTGTCTTGGTTATACAAAAAACGTCTGCCAGATCGTGTGTATGGTCCTAATCTGACTCTTAAAGTAGCCGAATCTCTGACTAAAGAGGGTTTAAGTATTTATCTTTATGGCAGTACGACAGAAACCCTCGAAAAATTTGCTCGTAACTTAGCACAATCTTACCCTGAGCTAAAGATTGCTGGGATGGAAGCTTCTAAGTTTAGAAAGCTCTCAGAGCAAGAGCGATCGCAATTAGTGAAGCGTATTAAAGCTTCAGGTGCTAATGCAGTCTTTCTAGGTTTAGGTTGTCCCAGACAAGAAACATGGGCTTATGAGTATCGCGATTTGCTCAACATACCTATTTTAGCCGTTGGTGCGGCTTTCGACTTCCATGCTGGGACTTTACCTCAAGCACCAAAATGGATGCAAGATCTAGGGTTAGAGTGGGTATTTCGCTTTGTTCAAGAACCTAAGAGACTATGGCAACGATATACCATTCTTAATCCTCTTTATCTTTGGCATATTTTTCAACAATATTTAGGATTAAGAAAATTTGTACCAACTTTGCCCAATGGCAAAGAAAAAATTGAGTCTTATGGTTAG
- a CDS encoding LCP family protein encodes MSLRKAYQSNPSGRQPTIKVNSSVTYRSNNHRKKLNKGRAILVGLALATVSLMSAGVGAFLAVALSNASPLQQAELSTEEQKVFNKEDTVTAKNLNLPELSRPVNILVLGIKVISSDLERRGIEYKKQDVGYHHLVNSFEGLSDSMLLLRFDPKREKLSVLSIPRDTRVYLEGYGVEKINRANEYGGPALTAAATSELLGGINIDRYVRVNVQGVEKLIDALGGVTVNVPKDMKYNDFSQHLYVDLKKGVQHLDGDKAMQFLRFRYDNLGDIGRVQRQQMLMRSAVEQTLKPATVVRIPKILSVIQSHLDTNLTVRELMALSNFASKIDRSQVKMTMLPGDFNSGDEPISYWLPNYDAINKLMSKHFNRPQSLEQYAIASSQSPTLEGQSSVQSPRLRISVQDSTGDQQVLQSALDALREAGYRRVVASKNWQDPLSTTRIIAQSGDDDAAEEVRSVLGVGEVLVESTGVLNSDITVQIGRDWEQQIQQLIESESLSNEFESELEGNFYN; translated from the coding sequence GTGTCACTGAGAAAAGCTTATCAATCGAATCCTTCGGGTAGACAACCGACCATCAAAGTTAACTCTAGCGTCACCTATCGCAGCAATAATCACAGGAAGAAATTGAATAAAGGAAGAGCAATTCTAGTGGGACTGGCTTTAGCGACTGTTTCTCTGATGTCAGCAGGTGTAGGAGCATTCTTGGCCGTAGCTCTGTCCAATGCTTCACCTTTACAGCAAGCAGAATTAAGTACTGAAGAACAAAAAGTCTTCAATAAAGAAGACACTGTCACTGCTAAAAATTTGAATTTACCAGAATTATCCCGCCCCGTAAATATTCTAGTTTTAGGCATCAAAGTAATTAGCTCCGATCTCGAACGCAGGGGAATTGAATATAAAAAACAGGATGTTGGTTATCATCACTTAGTAAACTCTTTTGAAGGCTTGAGTGACAGTATGTTGCTCTTAAGGTTCGATCCTAAAAGAGAAAAACTGTCGGTACTTTCCATTCCTCGAGATACCCGTGTTTACCTTGAAGGGTATGGAGTCGAAAAAATCAACCGTGCCAATGAATATGGTGGTCCGGCCTTAACTGCTGCTGCAACTAGCGAGTTATTGGGGGGCATTAACATTGATCGCTATGTTCGAGTCAATGTTCAAGGAGTGGAAAAACTCATTGATGCTTTGGGAGGTGTGACGGTAAACGTCCCGAAAGACATGAAGTATAACGATTTTAGTCAACATCTTTATGTCGATCTCAAGAAAGGAGTTCAGCATCTTGATGGTGATAAAGCCATGCAATTTCTACGTTTTCGCTACGATAACCTAGGTGATATTGGTAGAGTACAGCGTCAACAAATGTTAATGCGGTCTGCCGTAGAACAAACTCTTAAACCAGCTACGGTAGTTAGAATTCCCAAGATACTTTCGGTGATTCAATCTCACTTGGATACTAATTTAACTGTGAGAGAACTAATGGCTTTGTCTAATTTTGCCTCTAAGATTGACCGTTCTCAGGTCAAAATGACAATGCTACCAGGTGACTTTAATAGTGGCGATGAACCGATTAGCTATTGGCTCCCCAATTATGATGCCATTAATAAGTTAATGAGCAAACATTTTAATCGACCTCAATCTCTAGAGCAGTATGCGATCGCTAGTAGTCAATCTCCAACTTTAGAAGGTCAATCTTCGGTTCAATCTCCTCGTCTGAGAATTTCGGTGCAAGACAGTACAGGAGATCAACAAGTCCTGCAGTCAGCTTTGGATGCCTTAAGAGAAGCTGGTTATCGAAGAGTTGTGGCGAGCAAAAATTGGCAAGATCCTTTATCTACCACCAGAATAATTGCTCAGTCTGGAGATGATGACGCTGCCGAGGAAGTACGTTCAGTTTTAGGTGTAGGCGAAGTTCTGGTAGAAAGTACTGGAGTGCTAAATTCTGATATTACGGTACAAATTGGTCGAGATTGGGAACAGCAAATTCAGCAGCTAATCGAATCTGAATCTCTATCAAATGAGTTCGAATCAGAATTGGAAGGCAATTTTTACAATTGA
- a CDS encoding DUF4277 domain-containing protein, producing MDIPVKNLDHVDIVAGILDQIGLVEEIDK from the coding sequence ATGGATATCCCAGTCAAAAACTTAGACCATGTAGATATAGTAGCGGGAATTCTTGACCAGATAGGATTAGTTGAAGAAATAGATAAATAA
- a CDS encoding acyltransferase family protein: MRNKSIDIARAALMFYIVTIIHGVFWLDIIPHSYGSLLLFEMPLIFVISGYAYGLFEKKSGFVLNTKNYILFVISRSSRILIPYLTYATFCLFIVVLQDIKESSADITAIILAWLTPPFGEGYSFGMLNMHLWFIGPFLKVTFLLPIVTKFYPLKTPLWLTSMGLCIIISTMSLIPETASGLITTIFYLFWAYLGYILTNHLKIKRSQCIVLGISGIFVLVLSKFFLPVTLNMQSNKFPPNWLFFVFSFIWLSLFLLVFSYLNPKKIEFLASSTWFKPFIVNGYSIYLWQGVGYTTVYIISSKINLSIYFLWFLAIVITVLLGIFFGPLERIRLKLN, encoded by the coding sequence ATGAGAAACAAGAGCATAGATATAGCAAGAGCCGCATTGATGTTTTATATCGTTACCATTATACATGGTGTATTTTGGCTAGACATTATACCGCACTCATATGGTTCACTATTGCTCTTCGAAATGCCTTTAATTTTTGTTATTTCAGGTTATGCCTACGGACTATTTGAAAAAAAATCGGGATTCGTTTTGAATACTAAGAATTACATTTTATTTGTGATTAGCAGAAGCTCTAGAATCCTAATACCATACTTGACTTATGCTACATTTTGCTTGTTTATAGTTGTGCTGCAAGATATTAAAGAATCTTCGGCTGATATAACGGCAATCATTCTAGCCTGGCTCACTCCCCCCTTTGGAGAAGGGTATTCATTTGGAATGTTAAATATGCATTTATGGTTCATTGGACCCTTTTTGAAGGTCACATTTCTTCTCCCGATTGTAACGAAATTCTATCCCTTAAAGACACCTCTATGGCTTACGAGTATGGGATTATGCATTATTATCTCAACCATGTCACTAATTCCAGAAACCGCAAGTGGATTGATTACAACAATTTTTTATTTATTTTGGGCTTATTTGGGTTATATTTTGACAAATCATCTCAAAATCAAACGTAGTCAATGTATAGTATTGGGTATATCAGGGATTTTTGTACTCGTATTAAGTAAATTTTTTTTGCCAGTTACACTAAATATGCAATCAAACAAATTCCCACCAAATTGGTTGTTTTTTGTATTTAGCTTTATTTGGCTGTCATTATTCCTACTTGTTTTTTCTTATCTAAATCCTAAAAAAATTGAATTTTTAGCTTCTTCTACTTGGTTTAAACCCTTTATTGTAAATGGCTATTCAATCTATTTATGGCAGGGGGTAGGATATACGACTGTGTATATAATTAGTTCAAAAATCAACCTGTCAATATATTTTTTGTGGTTCTTAGCAATAGTAATAACTGTATTATTAGGAATATTTTTTGGTCCCTTGGAAAGGATTAGATTGAAGCTAAATTAG
- a CDS encoding molybdenum cofactor guanylyltransferase, protein MTKSIKEKISAIVLAGGKSSRMGQDKALLTIGKNTLLARTSLIARDCADRVYVVTPWTGKYQTILPPGCQLVKEQLVLDAQSNTPLIGFTQGLQLVETEWVLLLACDLPRLSSSQVKQWSLALATVLPTEIALLPRQTKGWEPLCGFYRRDCLPLLEAYLAQGGQSFQSWLANYSVRELSVNDRSCLFNCNTPEDWEVIKIQNMKDEEGSN, encoded by the coding sequence ATGACAAAATCAATTAAAGAGAAGATTTCAGCTATTGTCTTAGCTGGGGGCAAAAGTTCTCGCATGGGACAAGATAAAGCCTTACTAACTATAGGTAAAAATACGTTACTAGCGCGAACTAGTCTTATTGCCCGTGATTGTGCAGATCGTGTTTATGTAGTTACACCTTGGACTGGAAAATATCAGACTATTTTGCCCCCAGGATGTCAACTAGTTAAAGAACAGCTAGTCTTAGATGCCCAGTCTAATACGCCTTTGATCGGATTTACTCAGGGATTACAATTAGTTGAGACCGAGTGGGTATTATTACTTGCTTGCGATCTACCTCGATTATCCTCGTCTCAAGTAAAACAGTGGTCATTAGCTTTGGCAACAGTATTACCCACAGAAATAGCCTTGTTACCCCGTCAGACTAAAGGTTGGGAGCCTTTATGTGGTTTTTACCGTCGAGACTGTTTACCCCTACTAGAAGCATATCTAGCTCAAGGGGGACAATCTTTTCAATCTTGGTTAGCGAACTATTCTGTCCGAGAATTGTCAGTAAACGATCGCAGTTGTCTATTTAACTGCAACACCCCCGAAGACTGGGAAGTAATAAAAATTCAAAACATGAAAGATGAAGAAGGAAGTAACTAA